Within the Medicago truncatula cultivar Jemalong A17 chromosome 4, MtrunA17r5.0-ANR, whole genome shotgun sequence genome, the region AGCCGACACATAAGCATTTTAgtctttgaaaacaaaaatctgATTAGGTTGCCGcgttctctctctattattgtCGCCTACAAAAGCATCCACATCACTGCCACTTCTCGGCTTTGAGCTTGTCCTCAAGCCCAAACTCTGGACAATCTTTTTGGAAGTGGTCAACCAGTTCCCAAACGGCATCTTCATGAGGATATCCGGCCCAGTGCTCTTGCCGCTCCTGTTCCTGCGGTTGATTCTAGTGCAAAGAATAGGATGAGGAGTTGGTAAAACTTTGCTGTCACATATGGATGGTAAATTGGTAATTCTCTTACAACAGCTGGTTAGGATCCTTCATAGTCTTTTGAGGAGAGACACATGGAACACATCATGTCTTCTATTGTCTGCAAGTAACTCTAGCTTGTATACAACAGGTCCTACTTTGGCCATGGCCCCAAAAGGAAGGAAATACTTCAGGAGAAGTTTGTGATGCTTCTGTTTAGCCACTGTCAACTGTCAATATGATTGTTAAACTCAACTTTTTATCCCTTAGTTTAGCAGCCATAAACAATATGATTTAAGTTGTAGCCATTCCCAATCCCCATTGTCAACTGTCAATATGATTGAAGTTCCTAGTTTTTCACATTTATAACTGAGCAACCCCCCAAGTTCCAACCGATTGGAATGTTATGGCCATTGATCGACAGTGGATCTGACCATTCCCTAGATTGCTCTTTTATAGAACCATTGGATACCACTTTAGATGTtaatacatataataatgaTAAACTCTGATTCTCTTTTGTGGTTGGTGATGATGAATGTGGGTCTTGTGGGCTCTTCATTTTATGATTTTACAAGAAATTGTTATTGATTTGATGTTGTAGGTGTGTGCGCGTGCGTGTGTGTATTTTGATGCcgattttttcaattttgttgtGTATATGATTTTTAACATCTTAACATGTTTTGCTCATGCAAAGATTTGAATCTCCAGCTACAATAGATTGGGGAAGAATGCTAGTGAAGCAGATGCAGAAGAGATTATTGAAATCGCCACCAAAGCCTCTGTTGCTGATCAACAAATGGTAGTACAAGAAAATGTTCATGCTCAAATTAAAGCATTTTGCACATTTATGGATGCAGTTTTCCTTCCAAATGAAAAGAAGGTGAATGACGTCTCCTTCGAGTTATCTCAACAAACAAAGATTTTACCTCAACATAGTGATCTTAGATCTGCCAATGGTAAGTTTGTGATCCACCAACTAACAATCCTGGTTAAATATAAATTCTACAGCAACTTATGAAATGTTATTgtcaaattttataaatgttGCCTATTTACTCTATTCATTTGCTATTAATGTATGGCACAGGTGTCCCGAAACAAAGATTGATAAGCCAAGTTGAACTATCACAGAAACTAAAGGATGAACTTGGTTACACGCTTAATGTTAAACCTTCTCAAATATCTCACAAGGACGCTGGCCAAGGTCTATTTTTAGATGGTGTAGTAGATGTTGGTGCTGTAGTAGCCTTTTATCCTGGTGTAGTCTACTCTCCAGCGTATTATCATCATATTCCTGGATATCTTGATGAGCAGAACCCCTATTTGATTACAAGACATGATGGGAATGTCATTGACGCCCAACTTTGGGGTCGTGGAGGTGACAAGAAAGAACTGTGGAATGGTAGAAAAATGGTAGATGAGAAAGGCTCTCAAGTAGATAATAGTGATGATGTACTCGAGCGCAGAAATCCATTAGCCCTAGCACATTTTGCTAATCACCCTTCAAAAGGAATGCTTCCAAATGTCATGATTTGCCCTTATGACTTTCCATTGATTGAAAATGACATGAGAGCTTATATTCCTAATGTATTATTTGGAAATGCAGCAGAAGAAAATACGGAAAGATTTGGAAGTTTTTGGTTCAAATCTAGAGTTCCAAGAAATAACGAGTCACATGTTCCTACTACCCTGAAAACTGTTGTTTTGGTAGCAACTAGGGCTCTTCAAGATGAGGAACTTCTCCTGAACTACAGGCTGGGCAACACGAAGCGGTGTCCTGAATGGTATGCTCCAGTAGACGAAGAAGAGATTATAGAAGAGTGAAATTAGTCAACAACTTGATGAAATCGCGGTGGCTAGATGAAATCATTTATTCTTTTCCATTATTTGTACATCATCTCAAAGTTGTTAGAATAAGTTCATGTCTTTTATGTGATTGATGAAGCATGATATAGGAccaaattttgaagttttgattttggttatttacttattttagaTGTCAAAATCCACATCTAACATTATTATTAAACTAAACAAATCAAGGTAGCATTTGGTAGAAGTGTTTGAGAAGAAAAGTGGAGATGACATGAGTTATATTTTACAGGTGGTTCATTTTAAGATTGAGATTGCCAAcattatttgttttcatttcgTTGGGAAAGAGGAACCTTAAGAACAGAATGTATATGTGCCATTTAACAAACATGTATAAAACTGGTAGAAGCACCAAAAACAATGAAGCATCTACCATCTATTTTCTTTCAATGTAAAACCTGTTTCTTTTCTTAGGAAGCTGAGAATTGAATGAATGACATTACAATTTTGAGATGTTTAAAACTGAAAATATAGTCCATCAAAAGATAAttaaagggtcatgttaacttgtgcccttagggcacatgttaagcaaCCTAATAAGAGCAATTTTGCATTAGAAAACATAATATATCGACTTTTAAACAGTTGAATGCAAAAATTTTGatatgtatatttctataatgacttccttaacatgtgcccttaagGACATAAGTTAGCATTTgccataattaaaatatttaatactttcattgaacaatgtaaaatattttttcgttGAACTATTAGGAACACTTCTAGAGgattattaaacaaaatatataaaaataaaaagatgccAGAATCAGCACCACTTAAAGAACCAGACTTGATTTACAGTTATTTGATGCATTAAGTGGAGGGTCAACTTTTTATATTGAgcaatgatatttaaacaaccattttGTACAACCTTTTTGACaaccttctttttctctcttttcattggtcaaaaacaatggagagaaaaaggaagagagagagtaagaatataatgtgagtatgaaagagaaagttgtcacaaaatggttgtacaaatatcatttctattttatattattatgtaatGTAGGTGTAGTATGGGCTTATGGTTCCCTCGGTTTTCAGTCAACTTCAAGTGGTTGACACTTTCACTATCATACCATCTAAATAGGGATAAAAGTGCCCGAACAAGTGATCAAATAAGCCATATTTAAACTCAGAAAATGAAGCTAATCAACTAACACCAACCAATTTACTTTCAAAACATGCCAATCTTCAAGATTGCAATGTATCATATAAAATACTCATATCTGCCAGATCACCAGAAGTCAACTATTAAATCACGGGATTTAGAGTAAACTAAACAAGAAGAGAGAACGATAATGATAACATTTTCATTTACAATGAATATCAAAGCTAGGAAGACTGTGGTATGCTGGCTTTAGCTGCACGCCTTTCTAGTGCCTTCAACCTATTTGCTTCCATACGGGCTCTCTGCTCTGCTGTTATCTCAGCACTGCTGGACAGACTGGTTCCATTATTTGGGACTTCATTTGATGTCTTTTCAGTTGTGCTACTTTTGGGATCAGTACTCACAGAAATCACATTTTGCACGGGCTGAGAAGGTTCCTGCAATAAAAGAGAAGGTAATGCGTTACAAACTTCGCATCAGATCCTTGTTAACGATTTGGTTTATCACTAAATAGAAGTGATAATGGCATCTTACATGCTGACTTCATAACAAAGGAATAATTACAAGAAATCTAGAGACttaagaaggaaagaaaaataagtataaACCAGACGTTCAAATAGTCTCTAATGAAAGAATACAAAAGTCGAGAGATTAATGTTTACCCTGTATCATTAATAACACACTTTTGGAtaagtataataaaaaaaaaaaaactaaatctgACTGACTTAAACATTAGCCAAACAATTCAGATTACTCACAAATTTGTGAGAATACAACAGTCTTGAGAGAATAATGTAACCCTTGCATCATTAATAACACACTTCTGGATAAGGACAAAAACTAAATCTGACTGACTTAAACATTTGCCAAACAGTTCAGATTACTCACAAATTTGTGAGAATGGTCATATAATGAAGACAAGTTACCAAAAGTGTTTTAACAGATTTCCTTTCACAAAAGAAAATGTTCAGATGTGTTTTAACAAAGAAACAAATAGATATTCTTACATGATGATAAAAGAACAatgtttaaaagaaattaaactcACTTCGGTAGctttatcatatatatcattGAACAAATCTTCTTGAATGTTGTTAACAGTTTCAGGTTCTGCAAACATCTCATTGTCTTGATGACTTGCTTCCCCATTTTCTGCAGATACAGCAAAACCCAATATAGGGATGCTTAGCAAAGATACTAAATAaagtcaataaaataaataaaatctaattagtTCTTTTGGTCGAACTTTATAGCAATATTCCAGTGAACTATGTCTATATGGAATCAGTTGGCTACCCTGTTTGAAATATGAATCAGTTCGAAGTTGTCCAAAATCTATGTATTCCTTCATTTTGTCTACCTATGGTAGGCCAGTGAGCTTCAATGATCAAATTGTCAATTGTTGGTTCTAATCTCTCTGAcaattaacatttaaaaattcacatacaattgaaaaaaggaaaattaagaGGAAGGTGTTCTAGGTAAGGATATTTCTGAACAACTTTATAACAGGTGATTAATTCAATAAATGGTACTTGTCGACATTGTTAACTTGTTTAGTTGATAATTGTTTCAAGACTAACTTTactatatgatgttgttctcTAAGTTTACAACCACGGATCTAAGAAAACAACTATTAATTCAAACGAAAGTATTGTATTTTGAGTTTGAGACCTGGATAGCGAAGTGCAAATACATTGATAGTAGATTACCTTGTTCACCATCTGGGACATCGTCCACAACTGGTGGTTCACGCAATTTTGATGGATCCCCGCCATTTGCAACTCTTTCTCTTAATTCTCTAAGGCTAGTCTGGTTAGAGGAcgtaaaaataaatgttaaacaCAAAGTTTGATCAAGGACATGCAAGTATGCAACAAACACACTCTTTCAACAGATATAAAGGCATAGGAAGAGAGAGATACAGAGCAATGGCAAAGCAtattaatgtgtgtgtataaaaGCATAAAAACATAGTAGAGGAATTGGAACACTTATATACTTGTATCGTGGATGtacaaaattgaatgaaaaataagCATTAGTCGAAGAGGATTGATGAAAAATAGTTCTGGAAACACAGAtttgaattcataaatttaaTAGGTCAATGTCACATCCTCTTTGCATACACAAGACTAACGTGCATATTCAACAGCAAGAAACTACTTCCTACAACAAGCAGCTGCAGCCAAAGTCACAAATACTcatgaataatttaatttaacaattGAAGATAAACAGTAACCTTAACACGTCTTGTAGCAGCAACTTTCTCAACTTTATTGACAAATTGATTGAAAGAGTAATAAGGTAGCAAACGAGAGTGCCAGTCAGAGTATAAGTGAAGCAACTTACCCAAATCACGAACCtaacaaaacacaattaaatgATTACGGTTAAGATTAATAGAAAATGAATAAACAAGTAATTAAGAAAAAGGATGGGATTAATTAGAACCTCATGGCCGCGACCGTGGTATTTGAAGTTGCGAGGGAAATAGCGAAGAACATAACCGAGGCCATCATCAGATAGAAGAAGCTCGGGAGTGAGTTTGGGGCGGGTACGTGGAGGCTTTTTGGGTTTTTCGACAGCGGATCTGGGTCCGGAGGGTTTGAAGGTGGAGGTAGGTGGAGGTGGATCGGCGGTGGAGGTGGTGGCGTTAGGGTTTGGATTGAGATTGGAATTGGAAGCGGGGGAGGTGAAAGGACAGTCGCGTGACCAGTGACCAGGTCTGCCGCATTTGTAACAACCTGTTGCTGTTCCGGATCCTgacattttctctcttctctctctcgaATGTGTATTGAAAATGGGATTTATCAAGATTGAAATTTTGCTCCAGTACTTGCGCGGGAAATGGCGGGAAAATGTTTGATAATTCCTATGCTCATGTTTACCGGATATTATTAATtcttttagatttattttaattccacTTTGACTTTTTCactattaattaaatgaattgatttttcttttatagaaaataaatttcaaaattttataaaaataaaaataaaacaaaatcttttttattttcccttttctttccttcatcttttcgccaccatcatcatcatctttctCATTTAACATCATTATTGTAAACACAAACACAATAGTCTACACTAGCGTAAGGGAAGGAACACTTTATTTTATGATCTTAATAGTTAAATTTACTTGATCTCTATGTTATTGTGGTATACCATCTACACATGATTTTTCTTCTAGTACCAATTTTCTCtcctctttatttttctttctttatttatttatattctctctcttccggatttttattaaatcaacatcttcatctttccttcatcttcttcatcaacttattcatcatcttcataagaggaaaaaaaaaccagaaaattgaaaaaaattgaaattacataataaaaaaaatatattacaattAAATACATTCCATAAAAACACTTCCAATTTCAATTCCTCATTTCCCAAATTAATCCCCTGATTAAGCgtatttcttcaattttatctTAATCAAGTCCTGAATATAATTTCATCTCATGCATTTTCTGATTTGTTTTTGCTCTTATCCACCGTGCTTCTGAATtgtgaaagaaaaatcaatttcataacaaaaatgATACTATTTAGATCATTACATTGTCCTTTGCAACAcctatttgctaaaaaaaattacttctgaTCATTACATTGTCCTTTGCAACAcctatttgctaaaaaaaaattacttcgtAAGTTTTACATTTAATCTTTCAGTTTTTCTTACTATAAACGATATAGACACTTGGGTTGctttaattttatgatttgtCAAAGATATTCAAagattaatgataatttttttttttgtcaagtagcctagtctCACATTGGTATAATAGGAGCTTGTCTCTTGTATATACTTCCGGTGTAGTTTGGAGAGTTACAATCCATTTGGATCATTTTCCATTGGCCTTACCTAATTCATTTGCTCCAAAGTTTACTGATAACAGTTCAAGAGTTCGATCAAGAAATATTATAATCAGTAACGATTAACCCTCATGACATAAGAAGGCTCACAAatagaaattcaaatttcaaaggaaaataatgataatttcaaaggaaaataatgataagaaaaaataagtataaaatagaaacaaaaaatagaataacaaaaattgaagaatataataggttgataaaatagaaaaatttaaCAATACAATTGAAGAACCaattgtgtgtgtgagttttataatggcgttgtcatttcgtctatctaccaaaaaaataaaaattgaagaatatcaAACTCCCTTGTGACTCATGCTTGGCGTGGTTCTCCATTTTgagatataaaaagaaaattgaaccCTGATACTTGAATCTTAATGCATAATTCATGCAAAGATAATGATAAGAACAATAATCATAAGAATTTGTAAAAAGAAACTAACTTGGAATAAAAAAGTGACACACAATTTCCCTTCTTCATTCAAAGATATGATATTTTTGTAGATACGATAAAGAATCAAATTAACCAAATTTACTATCGGTATGAGAGGTTTTTTTCGATGAAAAAGGATTAATAACCCGTTTTTCAGTGGTGTGATGTTTTCTCATTCCTTATTTTCTTCCTCTTGAATCTCTACTCCCACTCATATCTCTCGTGGCagttatgttttgattttggtgatttttaaaatgaaagagaagTTATGATTTGACTATGAAATATGGTAATCGACTTCcactttttgagaatttttgcaATAAGTGAAGGGTATAATGGGTTAAaaaataggctacaccaaaagaaaagtattgcctttatatataggtatatataggtatagattTATAtcttatcaaaaataaataattgtataaaacaatagacaattaattttaatttaaacaattGTATGATCAAGttcttaaaaatacatatattaattgATCTCATTAGTGCTTGATTAACTAGGTAATATCTTAAAGCAACCCATcataaaattaatgtttttttttttgacaaatcataaaattaatgataagtatataataatttattacttttcaaaatttgcGTAGGAGTTAAGTAGAATTATAATACTATGACTTTGTGAATATATATGCTGCTGTTTTATCTTGATTTTGGGGATTTGCAGAGGTCGCGAGTTCGATTCTTGTgtttggtcaatttttttttgtaatactTCATCTTCTACCTTCAGACGGGTCGTTACGGCTCAGTTGAACCCATGCGACccgaaaaataaaaatcctaccTTTTAACTCATTTTATC harbors:
- the LOC11443644 gene encoding uncharacterized protein isoform X1, whose translation is MAFLFQKFQEAVKTLAKSPTFAFARDPRQLQYQIDLNRLFLYTSYNRLGKNASEADAEEIIEIATKASVADQQMVVQENVHAQIKAFCTFMDAVFLPNEKKVNDVSFELSQQTKILPQHSDLRSANGVPKQRLISQVELSQKLKDELGYTLNVKPSQISHKDAGQGLFLDGVVDVGAVVAFYPGVVYSPAYYHHIPGYLDEQNPYLITRHDGNVIDAQLWGRGGDKKELWNGRKMVDEKGSQVDNSDDVLERRNPLALAHFANHPSKGMLPNVMICPYDFPLIENDMRAYIPNVLFGNAAEENTERFGSFWFKSRVPRNNESHVPTTLKTVVLVATRALQDEELLLNYRLGNTKRCPEWYAPVDEEEIIEE
- the LOC11443644 gene encoding uncharacterized protein isoform X2; its protein translation is MVVQENVHAQIKAFCTFMDAVFLPNEKKVNDVSFELSQQTKILPQHSDLRSANGVPKQRLISQVELSQKLKDELGYTLNVKPSQISHKDAGQGLFLDGVVDVGAVVAFYPGVVYSPAYYHHIPGYLDEQNPYLITRHDGNVIDAQLWGRGGDKKELWNGRKMVDEKGSQVDNSDDVLERRNPLALAHFANHPSKGMLPNVMICPYDFPLIENDMRAYIPNVLFGNAAEENTERFGSFWFKSRVPRNNESHVPTTLKTVVLVATRALQDEELLLNYRLGNTKRCPEWYAPVDEEEIIEE
- the LOC112421389 gene encoding TIMELESS-interacting protein, which translates into the protein MSGSGTATGCYKCGRPGHWSRDCPFTSPASNSNLNPNPNATTSTADPPPPTSTFKPSGPRSAVEKPKKPPRTRPKLTPELLLSDDGLGYVLRYFPRNFKYHGRGHEVRDLGKLLHLYSDWHSRLLPYYSFNQFVNKVEKVAATRRVKTSLRELRERVANGGDPSKLREPPVVDDVPDGEQENGEASHQDNEMFAEPETVNNIQEDLFNDIYDKATEEPSQPVQNVISVSTDPKSSTTEKTSNEVPNNGTSLSSSAEITAEQRARMEANRLKALERRAAKASIPQSS